The Cervus canadensis isolate Bull #8, Minnesota chromosome X, ASM1932006v1, whole genome shotgun sequence genome contains a region encoding:
- the NONO gene encoding non-POU domain-containing octamer-binding protein, which produces MQSNKTFNLEKQNHTPRKHHQHHHQQHHQQQQQQPPPPPMPANGQQASSQNEGLTIDLKNFRKPGEKTFTQRSRLFVGNLPPDITEEEMRKLFEKYGKAGEVFIHKDKGFGFIRLETRTLAEIAKVELDNMPLRGKQLRVRFACHSASLTVRNLPQYVSNELLEEAFSVFGQVERAVVIVDDRGRPSGKGIVEFSGKPAARKALDRCSEGSFLLTTFPRPVTVEPMDQLDDEEGLPEKLVIKNQQFHKEREQPPRFAQPGSFEYEYAMRWKALIEMEKQQQDQVDRNIKEAREKLEMEMEAARHEHQVMLMRQDLMRRQEELRRMEELHNQEVQKRKQLELRQEEERRRREEEMRRQQEEMMRRQQEGFKGTFPDAREQEIRMGQMAMGGAMGINNRGAMPPAPVPAGTPAPPGPATMMPDGTLGLTPPTTERFGQAATMEGIGAIGGTPPAFNRAAPGAEFAPNKRRRY; this is translated from the exons ATGCAGAGCAATAAAACTTTTAACTTGGAGAAACAAAACCACACTCCAAGGAAGCATCATCAACATCACCATCAGCAGCACcaccagcagcaacagcagcagccaccACCTCCGCCAATGCCTGCAAATGGGCAGCAAGCCAGCAGCCAGA ATGAAGGCTTGACTATTGACCTGAAGAATTTTAGGAAACCAGGAGAGAAGACCTTCACCCAGCGTAGCCGGCTCTTTGTGGGCAATCTTCCTCCTGACATCACtgaggaggaaatgaggaaactgTTTGAGAAATATGGGAAGGCAGGCGAAGTCTTCATTCATAAGGATAAGGGCTTTGGCTTTATCCGCTTG GAAACACGAACCCTAGCGGAGATTGCCAAAGTAGAACTCGACAACATGCCACTCCGTGGAAAGCAGCTGCGTGTGCGCTTTGCCTGCCATAGTGCATCCCTTACAGTCCGAAACCTTCCTCAGTATGTGTCCAATGAACTGCTGGAGGAAGCCTTTTCTGTGTTCGGCCAGGTGGAGAGGGCTGTAGTCATTGTGGATGATCGAGGCAGGCCCTCAGGAAAGGGCATTGTTGAATTCTCAGGGAAGCCAGCTGCTCGGAAAGCTCTGGACAGATGCAGTGAAGGCTCCTTCCTGCTAACCAC ATTTCCTCGACCTGTGACTGTGGAGCCCATGGACCAGTTAGATGATGAAGAGGGACTCCCAGAGAAGCTGGTTATAAAGAACCAGCAATTTCACAA AGAGCGAGAACAGCCACCCAGATTTGCACAGCCTGGGTCTTTTGAGTATGAGTATGCCATGCGCTGGAAGGCACTTATTGAGATGGAAAAGCAGCAGCAGGACCAAGTGGACCGAAACATCAAGGAAGCTCGTGAGAAGctggagatggagatggaggcTGCTCGCCATGAGCACCAGGTCATGCTAATGAGGCAGG ATTTGATGAGGCGTCAAGAAGAACTTCGGAGGATGGAAGAGCTGCACAATCAAGAAGTGCAAAAACGAAAGCAGCTGGAGCtcag gcaggaggaggagcGCAGGCGCCGTGAGGAAGAGATGCGGCGGCAACAAGAAGAAATGATGCGACGGCAGCAGGAAGGATTCAAGGGAACCTTCCCTGATGCG agagAGCAAGAGATACGGATGGGTCAGATGGCTATGGGAG GTGCTATGGGCATAAACAACAGAGGCGCCATGCCCCCTGCTCCTGTGCCAGCTGGTACCCCAGCTCCTCCAGGACCGGCCACTATGATGCCAGATGGGACCTTGGGATTG aCCCCACCAACAACTGAACGCTTTGGCCAAGCTGCTACAATGGAAGGAATTGGGGCAATTGGTGGAACCCCTCCTGCATTCAACCGTGCAGCTCCTGGAGCTGAATTTGCTCCAAACAAACGTCGTCGATACTAA